In one window of Ruminococcus albus AD2013 DNA:
- a CDS encoding YdcF family protein codes for MTIKYIILAVEIFLLLLFIAPFPILNAGNVAGIVFFTIMIAATIAHRQFFKLLKSMWAHVWGKGIIIAVCVFLVVGFTYVGILSYKMYKAQENEPKDTELIIVLGCKVKGEKPSRMLRYRLDAAYEAMKKHPDALVVLSGGKGSDEKISEAEGMRRYLVEKGADESRLIMEDKSTNTFENIKFSFAITDKLGCGRDITIVTDGFHQYRASLIAKQEGARNVTAYSANTQPKYVPTYWVREWLGLTHFFVFGN; via the coding sequence ATGACTATTAAATACATTATCCTTGCAGTAGAGATTTTCTTACTGCTGCTCTTTATTGCTCCATTTCCGATCCTTAATGCTGGAAACGTCGCAGGCATCGTTTTTTTCACGATCATGATAGCTGCGACCATAGCGCATCGGCAATTCTTTAAACTACTGAAGTCCATGTGGGCTCACGTATGGGGCAAAGGGATTATAATAGCAGTTTGTGTCTTTCTGGTAGTCGGATTTACCTATGTGGGCATACTTTCCTATAAAATGTACAAAGCTCAGGAAAATGAACCCAAGGATACTGAACTGATAATAGTTCTCGGCTGTAAGGTCAAAGGTGAAAAGCCCTCGCGTATGCTCAGATACAGGCTTGATGCCGCATATGAAGCTATGAAGAAGCATCCCGATGCACTGGTAGTTCTCTCGGGTGGAAAAGGCAGTGATGAAAAGATATCCGAAGCCGAGGGTATGCGCAGATACCTGGTAGAAAAAGGCGCAGATGAAAGCCGCCTTATCATGGAAGACAAATCTACCAACACATTTGAGAATATCAAATTTTCATTCGCCATAACCGATAAACTAGGCTGCGGAAGAGATATCACGATAGTAACAGACGGCTTCCATCAATACCGTGCTAGTCTTATCGCAAAGCAAGAGGGCGCCAGAAATGTGACCGCTTATTCCGCCAACACTCAGCCAAAATATGTTCCGACATACTGGGTGCGTGAATGGCTGGGTCTCACTCATTTCTTCGTATTTGGAAACTGA
- a CDS encoding DnaD domain protein: MDYCFEADSWGASFSFPWAAAGGYIKSCNEAQIKILLCILAGPRYTDSAILSAMSGFSEADVDSAVTYWKERGVIKVNGENPVVSKPEVSHTFSGKNEPASLVESVKPTKAAAVEKKIIVKYSQREIQQKAENDATLKSLINEIQSLQFSINGMELGKLIELYELYRFDAPSILLAADHCRAAGKCSIAYLHTVMINWYNEGINTYAEVEQAIITASERRSYENKILGIFGMENRPSKKQQQYMTEWRRLGFNNDLIELAYNKCLDTKSKLSFSYIDGILKNWAKVGVSSVEDAEQSDMQHKKKYSAVSEDKPSYDLNEYENFARNYDFGDAPWNVRKEEDQ, from the coding sequence ATGGATTATTGTTTTGAAGCTGATAGCTGGGGAGCATCTTTCAGTTTCCCGTGGGCTGCGGCAGGCGGATATATAAAAAGCTGCAATGAAGCTCAGATTAAAATACTTCTCTGCATTCTTGCAGGTCCGAGATATACCGATTCAGCCATACTGTCTGCTATGTCAGGCTTTTCAGAGGCAGATGTTGATTCAGCTGTTACCTATTGGAAGGAACGCGGAGTTATAAAGGTAAACGGTGAAAATCCAGTTGTTTCAAAGCCGGAAGTATCACATACTTTCTCGGGTAAGAACGAGCCGGCTTCGCTGGTTGAATCTGTAAAGCCCACTAAGGCAGCAGCTGTCGAAAAAAAGATAATCGTAAAATACTCACAGCGCGAGATACAGCAAAAGGCTGAAAACGACGCTACGCTAAAAAGCCTTATTAATGAGATACAGTCTCTCCAATTTTCAATAAATGGCATGGAGCTTGGAAAGCTTATAGAACTTTACGAGCTTTACCGATTTGATGCACCATCTATACTTCTAGCTGCCGATCATTGCCGTGCAGCAGGAAAGTGCAGTATAGCGTATCTTCATACTGTCATGATAAACTGGTACAATGAAGGCATAAACACCTATGCGGAAGTTGAGCAGGCAATAATCACTGCTTCGGAACGAAGAAGCTATGAGAATAAGATTCTTGGTATTTTCGGCATGGAAAATCGTCCTTCTAAGAAGCAGCAGCAGTATATGACGGAATGGAGAAGGCTTGGTTTCAACAATGATCTTATAGAGCTTGCCTACAATAAATGCCTTGATACCAAAAGTAAACTCAGTTTCAGCTATATAGACGGTATACTCAAAAACTGGGCTAAGGTCGGTGTAAGCAGTGTAGAAGATGCAGAACAGTCTGATATGCAGCATAAGAAAAAATACTCTGCTGTCAGCGAAGACAAGCCTTCTTATGATCTGAATGAGTATGAGAATTTTGCAAGGAATTATGATTTCGGTGACGCTCCCTGGAACGTCAGGAAGGAAGAAGATCAATGA
- a CDS encoding aminotransferase class I/II-fold pyridoxal phosphate-dependent enzyme: MIDYNKVLSPAIVNMKPSGIRKFFDIAQQLEGVISLGVGEPDFKTPWVVRREAINVLEKGRTSYTANAGLADLRKEVSRYFSDRIGVDYDPNDEIIITVGGSEGIDLCIRSIVTSGDEVLIVQPSFVCYSPIVTLCGGVPVPIETKAENEFRLTAEELRSKITDRTKLLVLPFPNNPTGAIMRKEDLEEIADVLRGTNILVLSDEIYSELTYSGKHVSIASLPDMRERTIVINGFSKAYAMTGWRLGIAAAPRELTSQMLKLHQYAIMSSPTVSQFAAITALRECDEDIIKMRDEYDMRRRYLVDAFNKLGLDCFTPQGAFYVFPCIKSTGLSSSDFCEKLVYTKKVAVVPGNAFGECGEGFVRVSYAYSLSHLREAIKRIGEFLEELKNGTL; the protein is encoded by the coding sequence ATGATAGATTACAACAAGGTACTTTCGCCTGCCATCGTGAACATGAAGCCCTCAGGTATACGAAAGTTTTTTGATATTGCTCAGCAGCTTGAAGGCGTTATCTCCCTCGGTGTTGGCGAACCCGATTTCAAGACCCCATGGGTGGTAAGGCGCGAAGCTATAAATGTCCTTGAAAAGGGAAGAACTTCATACACTGCAAATGCAGGTCTTGCCGATCTTCGCAAGGAAGTCTCTCGCTATTTCAGCGATCGCATCGGCGTAGATTACGATCCGAATGATGAAATAATTATTACAGTAGGCGGTTCTGAGGGTATCGACCTTTGCATAAGATCGATAGTCACATCAGGTGATGAGGTACTGATAGTTCAACCTTCTTTTGTCTGTTATAGTCCCATTGTGACTCTATGCGGGGGAGTACCCGTTCCAATTGAGACCAAGGCTGAGAATGAATTCCGCCTAACTGCCGAAGAACTTCGCAGTAAGATAACCGACAGAACAAAACTTCTTGTACTTCCTTTTCCGAATAATCCCACTGGTGCGATCATGCGAAAAGAAGATCTTGAAGAAATTGCAGATGTTCTGCGCGGAACTAATATTCTGGTTTTGTCTGATGAAATATATTCCGAACTCACGTACAGCGGCAAGCACGTTTCAATAGCCTCATTGCCCGATATGAGAGAACGGACTATCGTTATAAACGGATTTTCAAAAGCTTACGCTATGACCGGCTGGAGACTTGGTATCGCTGCCGCACCGAGAGAACTTACCTCGCAGATGCTGAAACTGCACCAGTACGCAATAATGTCTTCCCCGACGGTGAGCCAGTTTGCTGCAATTACCGCACTCAGGGAATGTGATGAAGATATCATTAAAATGCGCGATGAATACGATATGCGAAGACGATATCTTGTTGACGCATTCAACAAGCTGGGTCTGGATTGCTTTACGCCGCAAGGAGCATTCTACGTATTTCCTTGTATAAAAAGCACAGGTCTTTCCAGCAGTGATTTCTGCGAAAAACTGGTTTACACCAAGAAAGTCGCTGTTGTACCCGGCAACGCTTTCGGCGAATGCGGCGAGGGATTCGTGCGTGTTTCCTACGCATATTCTCTCAGTCACCTGAGAGAAGCGATAAAGCGTATCGGAGAATTTTTAGAGGAGCTTAAAAATGGCACTTTATGA
- a CDS encoding radical SAM protein, whose translation MSDMNILNKCMLCPRKCGADRLSGEKGFCRAGAVIKIARADLHMWEEPPISGSKGSGTVFFSGCNLQCCFCQNHEISAEGKGFELTAKELADTFLMLQDKGAHNINLVTAAPYVPQIIEALDIAGDRLNIPIVYNSGGYESLETLEMLRGKVDIFLPDLKYYSDKLSADYSGATDYFERATRALIKMHELVGQPEFDENGIMKSGVIVRHLVLPGCRHDSAKIIGWLADNFAPQEILVSLMSQYVPMYKAKDIKALSRRTSTFEYEYVCRLIENCGFDGFFQQRSAAEDKYVPEFFDKKYY comes from the coding sequence ATGAGTGATATGAACATATTGAATAAATGTATGCTCTGCCCACGTAAATGTGGGGCAGACAGACTTTCGGGCGAAAAAGGGTTCTGCCGCGCGGGTGCTGTAATAAAGATAGCCCGTGCCGATCTCCATATGTGGGAAGAACCACCGATAAGCGGTTCTAAAGGCTCGGGAACTGTTTTTTTCTCAGGCTGTAATCTACAGTGCTGTTTTTGTCAGAATCATGAGATATCTGCTGAGGGAAAGGGCTTTGAGCTTACTGCTAAAGAACTTGCTGACACGTTTCTGATGCTGCAGGATAAAGGAGCGCACAATATAAATCTTGTTACAGCTGCACCCTATGTTCCGCAGATAATTGAAGCGCTGGACATAGCAGGGGACAGGCTGAACATCCCGATAGTTTATAACAGCGGCGGATATGAAAGCCTTGAAACTCTTGAAATGCTGAGGGGCAAGGTGGATATTTTTCTCCCCGACCTGAAATATTATTCGGACAAACTTTCAGCTGATTATTCAGGCGCAACTGATTATTTTGAACGAGCTACACGAGCGTTGATAAAAATGCACGAACTTGTTGGTCAACCTGAATTCGATGAAAACGGCATAATGAAAAGTGGAGTCATCGTAAGGCATCTGGTACTACCGGGTTGCCGTCATGATTCTGCTAAGATAATCGGCTGGCTGGCTGACAACTTTGCTCCTCAGGAAATTCTTGTCAGTCTTATGAGCCAGTATGTTCCTATGTATAAAGCAAAGGATATCAAGGCACTGTCCCGCAGAACTTCAACCTTTGAATATGAGTACGTCTGCAGACTTATTGAGAACTGCGGATTTGACGGATTTTTCCAGCAGAGAAGTGCAGCCGAAGACAAATATGTCCCCGAATTTTTTGATAAGAAATACTATTGA
- a CDS encoding ATP-binding protein — protein MTDFKRILKQIRSLVIFKKLRRDDVLTDMIQTILAICEEDTENAVEWYCDMCGDLYKSGDDLTEYIMKIILEDENLFILKKGEGLETGTMLDNCLANELAFLEELATIPSSEFIDRINYDGFLPEYRISPRDFSQIYAQRVHEIKKIGYGIYSKYNIFIIKDGVMTPVEHADPIRLSQLHDYENERSQVIANTKALLAGKPANNVLLYGDCGTGKSSTVKAIANEYACEGLRLIELKKKQLHEIPNIVEKISKNPLKFIIFIDDLSFTEDDNDYAALKAILEGSVASTASNLVIYATSNRRHLVRETFTARKGDEIHFKDTMQELLSLSDRFGLTVTFQKPDKNLFLDLVNKLADEYEVKTDRAELEIKAEAFALSKGGRSPRVAKQFIEYVKGTEE, from the coding sequence ATGACCGATTTCAAGCGAATATTGAAACAGATAAGAAGCCTTGTGATATTCAAGAAACTTCGCAGAGATGATGTTTTAACTGATATGATACAGACCATTCTAGCAATTTGCGAAGAAGATACCGAAAATGCAGTTGAATGGTACTGCGATATGTGCGGCGACCTTTATAAGTCGGGCGACGACCTCACAGAGTACATCATGAAGATAATTCTCGAAGACGAGAATCTTTTTATACTCAAAAAGGGTGAGGGGCTTGAAACGGGAACGATGCTGGATAATTGTCTTGCAAATGAGCTTGCTTTTCTGGAAGAGTTAGCAACTATCCCCAGCAGTGAATTCATCGACAGGATAAATTACGACGGATTTCTGCCCGAATACAGGATCAGTCCCAGAGATTTTTCCCAGATATATGCTCAACGTGTGCATGAGATCAAAAAGATCGGCTACGGCATATATTCAAAGTACAATATTTTCATAATCAAGGACGGAGTTATGACTCCTGTTGAACACGCCGATCCAATAAGACTTTCGCAGCTGCATGATTATGAAAATGAAAGATCTCAGGTCATTGCCAACACAAAAGCACTGCTTGCGGGCAAACCCGCAAACAATGTTCTGCTTTACGGTGACTGTGGCACGGGCAAATCCTCGACGGTCAAAGCTATCGCAAACGAGTATGCTTGTGAAGGTCTAAGGCTTATCGAGCTGAAAAAGAAACAGCTGCACGAGATACCCAACATCGTCGAAAAAATCAGTAAGAATCCGCTGAAATTCATTATCTTCATAGATGATCTGTCTTTCACAGAAGATGACAACGACTACGCTGCACTGAAAGCTATACTCGAAGGCAGTGTTGCTTCTACGGCTTCAAATCTGGTGATCTATGCCACATCGAACCGCCGTCATCTGGTACGTGAAACTTTCACAGCACGAAAAGGCGACGAGATACATTTCAAGGATACCATGCAGGAACTTCTTTCGCTATCTGACCGTTTCGGACTTACCGTGACATTCCAGAAGCCGGATAAAAATCTGTTCCTCGATCTTGTAAACAAACTGGCTGATGAATATGAGGTAAAGACCGATCGTGCTGAATTGGAGATCAAAGCGGAAGCTTTTGCACTCTCAAAGGGCGGACGTTCACCACGTGTTGCAAAACAGTTCATTGAATACGTCAAGGGCACAGAAGAGTAA
- a CDS encoding Lrp/AsnC family transcriptional regulator yields MEKLLKLLKSNARLTNAELAVMLGKTEGEVAADIEKLEKDGIITGYTAIVDEAVYDPNSVTALIELKVTPQSQSGYDDIAKSIAAYEQVESVRLMSGAYDILVSVTGTNIREVSRFVAENLAAIDAVQSTATHFLLRSYKVNGISVTADEKDERGLMFP; encoded by the coding sequence ATGGAAAAACTGCTTAAACTTTTAAAGTCAAATGCGAGACTGACTAATGCCGAGCTTGCTGTAATGCTCGGTAAGACAGAGGGTGAAGTCGCCGCGGATATAGAAAAGCTGGAAAAAGACGGTATCATTACAGGCTATACTGCCATCGTTGATGAAGCTGTTTACGATCCAAATTCAGTTACCGCTTTGATCGAACTGAAAGTTACTCCACAGTCACAGTCAGGCTATGACGATATAGCAAAGTCCATAGCAGCCTACGAACAGGTGGAATCAGTAAGACTTATGTCGGGCGCTTATGATATTCTTGTCTCTGTAACAGGCACAAATATCCGCGAGGTCTCCCGCTTTGTAGCAGAGAACCTTGCAGCCATAGATGCCGTGCAGTCCACCGCTACACATTTCCTGCTGAGAAGCTACAAGGTCAACGGTATATCCGTTACCGCTGATGAAAAAGATGAGAGAGGACTGATGTTCCCATGA
- the ispE gene encoding 4-(cytidine 5'-diphospho)-2-C-methyl-D-erythritol kinase: MALYENIKVKAYGKVNLLLDIIGRRDDGYHMLNTVMQTVSVYDTLELSIDKNAPEGMEIICDKEGFPLDSSNLIWKAADVFKEQTGITYGGKLIVKVEKNLPSQAGMGGGSADCAAMLKAMNTFFCTLKDEDELCEMGTKLGADVPFCIKGGTRLCQGIGEITNKLPSPDCAFVIIKPDVSISTPEAYKRYDLMKSPPRSHLDYFLKALASGNIFSTSIYLFNVFEAVMDMPEIEQAKQELKEAGALNTLMTGSGSAVFGVFEKECYAEEAAAKLAGKYSYCKSCVPVNGGYELMWVNR, encoded by the coding sequence ATGGCACTTTATGAGAATATAAAAGTCAAAGCATACGGCAAAGTCAATCTTCTGCTGGATATAATCGGCAGGCGTGATGATGGTTACCATATGCTCAATACCGTTATGCAGACTGTCAGCGTGTATGATACTCTGGAACTTTCGATAGACAAAAATGCTCCCGAGGGTATGGAGATAATCTGCGATAAGGAAGGCTTTCCCCTTGACAGCAGTAATCTTATATGGAAAGCGGCTGATGTTTTCAAGGAACAGACGGGTATAACCTACGGCGGAAAACTGATAGTCAAAGTTGAAAAAAATCTGCCTTCACAGGCGGGAATGGGCGGCGGAAGTGCTGACTGTGCCGCCATGCTGAAAGCGATGAACACATTTTTCTGCACTCTGAAAGATGAGGACGAACTCTGTGAGATGGGCACAAAGCTCGGTGCCGATGTACCTTTCTGCATCAAAGGCGGAACACGGTTGTGTCAGGGTATCGGCGAGATTACAAACAAATTGCCGTCCCCGGACTGTGCTTTTGTTATTATCAAGCCCGATGTGAGTATATCAACTCCCGAGGCTTACAAACGCTACGATCTGATGAAGTCTCCGCCAAGAAGTCATCTTGATTATTTTTTGAAAGCTCTTGCTTCCGGTAATATATTCTCGACCAGCATATACCTGTTCAATGTATTTGAAGCTGTGATGGATATGCCAGAGATAGAACAGGCAAAGCAAGAACTTAAAGAAGCAGGTGCGCTGAATACCCTTATGACCGGAAGCGGTTCTGCTGTTTTCGGCGTTTTTGAAAAAGAATGTTATGCTGAGGAAGCTGCTGCAAAACTGGCAGGGAAATACAGCTACTGCAAGTCTTGCGTACCTGTAAATGGCGGGTATGAGCTTATGTGGGTGAACAGATAA
- a CDS encoding phosphoribosylformylglycinamidine synthase: MSVYRIYVEKKPEFAVEADSLLGGIKSALGLENLKGLRVINRYDAEGLPVKDFELAIPVVFSEPAVDVTYDHLPAVGEDEQIFAVEYLPGQFDQRADSCAQCISLLTAGKRPVIKSARIYIVSGNLNDEELAQIKQYMINPVESREASLDEFETLDIKYDIPTTVDTVKGFIESSEDDLKAMLADLGLAMDLDDIKFCQKYFKEQEKRDPTITEIRMIDTYWSDHCRHTTFSTIVDNVSIEPDYIAATFTDYINARKDLYAGRTDKPITLMDLACFGAKQLKKAGLLKDLDESEEINACSVKIKVDVDGVDEDWLLMFKNETHNHPTEIEPFGGAATCLGGAIRDPLSGRSYVYQAMRVTGAGNPLVPVEDTIAGKLPQRKLVVGAANGYSSYGNQIGLATGHVNEIYHPGYVAKRMEIGAVIGAAPASNVRRERPAPEDIVILLGGKTGRDGCGGATGSSKSHTLHSLETCGAEVQKGNAPEERKLQRLFRNPEVTAMIKRCNDFGAGGVSVAIGELADGLQINLDLVTKKYDGLDGTELAISESQERMAVVIAKEDLEKFMAEAAKENLEATMVARVTEEPRLRMNWNGNTIVDLSREFLNSNGAEKHTDIEVPTPVFANDDGGEDNADRWEAMISNLNICSQKGLVERFDSTIGAGTVLMPYGGKYQNTPTQAMACKLPVLNGETTTASIMGWGFNPFLSSVSPYHGAMSAVVESVAKVIATGGSYEHCWLTFQEYFERTQNNPSRWGKPFSALLGAYKAQIELGCGSIGGKDSMSGTFENIDVPPTLVSFAVSTAKTDKIISQEFKKAGSRVILIKPEYDENNIVKFDSLKKVFEKVEKLIADGNVLSCWSVAYGGVSEAVAKMAFGNKIGFKFTDKVTPAELYRACYGSFVIELAHGVQTAERVIGETTQAYTIENNGYTIDLEKIQDLWEKKLEPVYPVHVKEPAEKPNKYSFKADERKAPAIKVAKPKVLIPVFPGTNCEYDTARQFEKAGAEAEIFVVRNLSEQAIKESVDAMEKKIKQSQIVMLPGGFSGGDEPDGSGKFIVSFLRNPKLTDAIHDLLKNRDGLMLGICNGFQALVKLGLVPYGEIVDMRDDSPTLTFNTIARHQSKMVNTRIASNKSPWLAACEVDDIHSIAISHGEGRFVATAEEIAKLAANGQIATQYVDFDGEPTFDIHCNPNTSFDAIEGITSPDGRVLGKMGHSERMGNGVCINVPGAKDQKIFESGVKYFK; this comes from the coding sequence ATGTCAGTATACAGAATTTATGTAGAAAAAAAGCCGGAATTTGCAGTTGAAGCTGATTCACTGCTGGGCGGTATCAAGTCTGCACTGGGTCTTGAAAACCTCAAAGGTCTTCGCGTTATTAACCGCTATGATGCTGAGGGTCTGCCTGTAAAAGATTTCGAGCTTGCTATTCCCGTGGTATTTTCCGAGCCCGCGGTTGATGTTACCTATGATCATCTTCCCGCTGTAGGTGAGGACGAGCAGATATTCGCTGTTGAGTATCTTCCCGGTCAGTTCGATCAGAGAGCTGATTCATGTGCGCAGTGTATCTCACTGCTGACTGCGGGTAAGCGTCCCGTTATCAAGTCCGCCCGTATTTACATAGTAAGCGGCAACCTAAATGATGAGGAGCTTGCGCAGATCAAGCAGTATATGATCAACCCTGTTGAATCGAGAGAAGCTTCTCTTGATGAGTTCGAGACTCTTGATATCAAGTACGATATCCCCACAACTGTTGATACAGTTAAGGGCTTCATCGAGTCTTCAGAGGATGATCTCAAAGCAATGCTTGCAGATCTGGGTCTTGCTATGGACCTCGATGATATCAAGTTCTGCCAGAAGTATTTCAAGGAGCAGGAAAAGCGCGATCCTACCATAACCGAGATCAGAATGATCGATACCTACTGGTCGGATCACTGCCGTCACACCACATTCTCGACCATCGTTGACAATGTTTCTATTGAGCCCGATTATATCGCAGCTACCTTTACCGATTATATAAATGCCAGAAAAGACCTCTACGCAGGCAGAACAGACAAGCCCATCACCCTTATGGATCTTGCTTGCTTCGGCGCAAAGCAGCTGAAAAAAGCCGGTCTGCTGAAAGATCTTGACGAGAGTGAAGAGATCAATGCTTGTTCTGTAAAGATCAAAGTCGATGTTGACGGTGTTGATGAGGACTGGCTGCTGATGTTCAAGAACGAAACTCACAACCATCCCACCGAGATCGAGCCTTTTGGCGGTGCGGCTACTTGTCTGGGCGGCGCTATCAGAGACCCTCTGTCCGGTCGTTCTTACGTATATCAGGCAATGCGTGTAACAGGCGCAGGCAATCCTCTTGTTCCTGTTGAAGATACCATTGCAGGTAAACTGCCCCAGAGAAAGCTTGTTGTAGGTGCTGCTAACGGTTATTCTTCCTATGGTAACCAGATCGGACTTGCTACAGGTCACGTAAACGAAATATATCACCCCGGCTACGTTGCAAAGCGTATGGAGATAGGCGCAGTTATCGGTGCAGCTCCCGCTTCCAACGTCAGACGTGAAAGACCTGCCCCCGAGGATATCGTTATCCTGCTGGGCGGTAAGACCGGACGCGACGGCTGCGGCGGTGCAACAGGTTCTTCCAAGTCCCACACACTGCACTCTCTCGAGACCTGCGGTGCTGAAGTTCAGAAGGGTAATGCACCCGAAGAAAGAAAGCTTCAGAGACTGTTCAGAAATCCTGAAGTTACTGCAATGATCAAGCGCTGCAACGACTTCGGCGCAGGTGGTGTATCAGTTGCTATCGGCGAACTGGCTGACGGTCTTCAGATAAATCTTGATCTCGTTACCAAGAAATATGACGGTCTTGACGGTACAGAGCTTGCTATCTCAGAATCTCAGGAGAGAATGGCAGTTGTTATTGCCAAGGAAGACCTTGAAAAATTCATGGCTGAGGCTGCTAAGGAGAACCTGGAAGCTACTATGGTAGCAAGAGTTACCGAAGAGCCCAGACTGAGAATGAACTGGAACGGCAACACAATTGTTGACCTGTCCAGAGAGTTCCTCAACTCTAATGGTGCCGAGAAGCACACCGATATCGAAGTTCCTACTCCCGTATTCGCAAACGATGACGGCGGCGAGGATAATGCAGACCGTTGGGAAGCTATGATATCCAATTTGAATATCTGCTCACAGAAGGGTCTTGTTGAAAGATTTGACTCTACGATCGGTGCCGGTACAGTTCTTATGCCTTACGGCGGTAAGTATCAGAACACTCCTACACAGGCTATGGCTTGCAAGCTTCCCGTTCTTAACGGCGAGACTACAACTGCTTCAATCATGGGCTGGGGATTCAACCCATTTCTCTCCAGTGTAAGCCCCTATCACGGTGCTATGTCCGCGGTAGTTGAATCTGTAGCAAAGGTAATTGCAACAGGCGGCTCCTATGAACACTGCTGGCTGACTTTCCAGGAATACTTTGAGAGAACTCAGAACAATCCTTCAAGATGGGGCAAGCCTTTCTCCGCTCTGCTGGGTGCATATAAGGCTCAGATCGAACTGGGCTGCGGATCAATCGGCGGTAAGGATTCTATGTCGGGTACATTCGAGAACATCGACGTCCCTCCTACGCTGGTATCCTTTGCAGTATCCACTGCCAAGACCGATAAGATCATTTCTCAGGAATTCAAGAAGGCTGGTTCAAGAGTAATACTCATCAAGCCTGAATATGATGAAAACAATATAGTCAAGTTTGACAGCCTGAAAAAGGTATTCGAGAAGGTCGAGAAGCTGATAGCAGACGGCAACGTTCTTTCTTGCTGGTCTGTTGCTTACGGCGGCGTTTCCGAGGCTGTTGCTAAGATGGCATTTGGTAACAAGATAGGCTTTAAATTCACAGATAAGGTTACTCCTGCAGAACTTTACCGCGCTTGCTACGGCAGTTTCGTTATCGAGCTTGCTCACGGTGTTCAGACTGCTGAAAGAGTTATCGGTGAGACCACTCAGGCTTACACCATTGAGAACAATGGTTATACCATCGACCTCGAAAAGATCCAGGATCTCTGGGAGAAGAAGCTGGAACCCGTATATCCTGTTCACGTTAAGGAACCTGCTGAGAAGCCTAACAAGTACAGCTTCAAGGCTGATGAGAGAAAAGCTCCCGCAATTAAGGTTGCTAAGCCCAAGGTTCTTATCCCTGTATTCCCCGGAACCAACTGTGAATACGATACTGCAAGACAGTTTGAAAAGGCTGGTGCTGAGGCTGAGATATTCGTAGTAAGAAATCTCTCGGAGCAGGCTATCAAGGAATCTGTTGATGCTATGGAAAAGAAGATCAAGCAGTCACAGATCGTTATGCTGCCCGGCGGTTTCAGCGGCGGTGACGAGCCAGACGGAAGCGGTAAGTTTATCGTATCATTCCTGCGCAATCCCAAGTTGACAGATGCTATCCACGATCTGCTGAAGAACCGCGATGGTCTGATGCTGGGTATATGCAACGGTTTCCAGGCTCTTGTTAAGCTGGGTCTTGTTCCTTACGGCGAGATTGTTGATATGCGCGATGATTCTCCTACACTGACATTCAACACCATCGCAAGACATCAGTCCAAGATGGTAAATACACGTATCGCTTCTAATAAGTCGCCATGGCTGGCTGCTTGCGAAGTAGATGATATCCACAGTATAGCTATCTCTCACGGTGAGGGAAGATTCGTAGCTACCGCTGAGGAGATCGCAAAGCTTGCAGCTAACGGTCAGATCGCAACACAGTACGTTGACTTTGATGGTGAACCTACATTCGATATCCACTGCAACCCCAACACCTCATTCGATGCTATCGAGGGTATCACTTCTCCCGACGGCAGAGTGCTGGGTAAGATGGGTCACTCCGAAAGAATGGGCAACGGCGTTTGCATCAACGTTCCAGGTGCTAAGGATCAGAAGATCTTTGAGAGCGGCGTAAAGTATTTCAAATAA
- a CDS encoding HD domain-containing protein: MSKAMGSRYSVETSKESREYFEYVKDLLDNEVVSEMKKFRHHYSTTCYQHCLNVSYYNYIVCKKLGLDAKAAARAGMLHDLFLYDWRDEPRKKGELPHGFTHPRIALENAKEHFKLGKVEEDMIIKHMWPLTVKLPKYAESYVIVMIDKYAAMLEFGVHCKNVLSNTVSNIKHKKAA, translated from the coding sequence ATGTCCAAAGCAATGGGTTCAAGATATTCTGTTGAGACCTCGAAGGAGAGCAGAGAATATTTTGAATATGTCAAGGATCTGCTTGACAATGAAGTAGTGAGTGAGATGAAGAAATTCAGACACCATTACAGCACGACCTGTTACCAGCATTGTCTAAATGTATCATATTATAACTATATTGTCTGCAAAAAACTGGGTCTGGATGCGAAAGCCGCTGCTAGAGCCGGTATGCTCCACGATCTGTTTCTGTACGACTGGCGCGATGAGCCAAGAAAGAAAGGCGAGCTGCCACATGGCTTTACTCACCCGAGGATAGCCCTTGAAAATGCAAAAGAGCATTTTAAGCTTGGCAAGGTCGAAGAGGATATGATAATCAAGCATATGTGGCCGCTGACAGTTAAATTGCCCAAATATGCAGAGTCCTATGTTATCGTAATGATAGACAAGTATGCTGCTATGTTGGAGTTCGGTGTACACTGCAAAAACGTTCTTTCAAACACCGTAAGCAACATAAAGCACAAAAAGGCAGCCTGA